The region CATGCCTCCGTTTCTTTACTAGAGACAGTATACACTATTTTCTGAAAAAAAGAAAGAAATTTTAATTTTTTCACTTGCAAAATTTGCAAACTTCTGGTATCATACATTTGTTGTGGATTTTTCTTAAAGAAAGAATCCAAGTTACGTGTTAAGGAGGTGCAATAGTATGGCTAAGTGTGCAATCTGTGAAAAGGCAGCTCATTTCGGAATTCAAGTGAGCCATTCCCATAGAAGATCCAACAAGATGTGGAAAGCGAACGTTAAATCTGTCAGAGTCAAGGTTAATGGTGGAACCCAGAGAATGTACGTATGTACTTCCTGCTTACGTTCAGGCCTTGTAGAAAGAGCTTAATGAAACAGAACATATCACGGAAAAAGGCATTGCCTCTGTCATAAGACGGGCGGTGTCTTTTTTTGTGGAATACTTTGGGGATTTTCAATCTTTTTTCCTGACGGGATAAAGCAGGTAGCAAAAAACAGGCCATGCCCATGGGATGGACGCATAACCTGTATTTTAATTCAATTGCTATTGTAACCTTCTTCCTCTTCGATACGCCATACGTTTATATTAACAACAGAACAGATTATATCCTAATACAAGGCAGCCGATAACGAACAGGAAGGTAAAGATTGTCTCCGGAATAAAGAGCAGCACTGCCATCCCCAGTCCAAAGCAGAACAGCATAAGCCCGCATATTCTTCTCATATCTTAATTGTCTCCCCCATTCTGCAACAAGCTATATTCCATCATATGCAGAAAGGCGGCCCAGGATTCCTATTTCACATCCATATGTTCTGCCTTACCCGTGTCATAGACTGCCGCTGTATCCTTTGCGGTCCGGACCGTTTCCTCAGACACGGCCGGCTTCCCCCCCAGGAATTTATTGATGAAATCCGGCGCCATATCGATGACCTTAGTGATGGCATCCTGATTCTTTACGTTGACAAGCTTTGTCACGCCTCCCTGAATTACCAGA is a window of Enterocloster clostridioformis DNA encoding:
- the rpmB gene encoding 50S ribosomal protein L28 — translated: MAKCAICEKAAHFGIQVSHSHRRSNKMWKANVKSVRVKVNGGTQRMYVCTSCLRSGLVERA